The Drosophila innubila isolate TH190305 chromosome 2L unlocalized genomic scaffold, UK_Dinn_1.0 4_B_2L, whole genome shotgun sequence genome segment ATGAGCtgagtattttgtatttgtaattcgATAGTTATTCTATCTCTAAGCTTATAAAGTAGCAAactaaattaactttttagtATTTCTTGAAAcctttttaatatacatttctattacaatattttattcaaaatttcgtttgttgtttatgtattttatattccattcatatttaataagcAGCTCCGCTTGAATTTGGTGGTTTCAAAGTATTCCAAAACTGGctagcaaaaaaagaaaaataaaaaaaatttaagcgtacccacatgacataaaaaagaCTAATTACACGttacttaaaaactttaacGATGTGTACCTGCTATCTTGTTGCATTTGAGGGCTATAAAACGAAATTTTGTAAGTGTAAACACGCTGACTGAGAGGCGCCATAAAAGTGTTTTGGggcgttgcatgccacacacagGCATTGGCGCACACCCACCTAGCAGTAACAGATACAATTGTATCTACCATTAGTCGGAGTACGTTCATCTGACAGTCTGTCTGTTGTCGGTTGAGTCTGAGGAAGGGCTGTGCCCATGTAAATGCCATTGTGGCCCTGCCTACCGGTAGGTATTTGCCGCTTCTGGcccatttaaaataagagaTACAAAAGTGACTGCAAGCAACTGCAGAAGATGCAAACGCATCCGACGTGTCTGGATTGTATCATTTTCGCAGACAAAATCGCGCTTGTACGTGTGCTCAGCTGTTGTCTccctctatctctatctcgcGCTCATTCTCGCTATTTCTGCAGTTTCTTCAATTGCTACATATGTTCGGAAGTTCGTCTGTGGCAACGACAACGTCCTGACAGTCAGGCAGCGAGGCATGCAACGTGGCAGGAAAACTATTTGTCACGACATTCCTTCATCACTGGGATTAAGTTGACGCTCGCTCCTGCGCAAAATCTTGCAGCTGCACAGCATCCCAGATTTACTTTTCAAATGAGAATGCCACAGCACCAACAACTCAACACGCACACtttataaagaatttaattttaacaaaaataagaaaataaagctGAATAAAAAAACTGTGTAATAGTGTCAATTGAGTGGCAGTTGCATGTTCTACCTGACTCTGTGGCAGACAGTGTTGCAATTACCACACTCAGTTGCAAATCAAAGTTGAAACAGCCAATCAAGTGGTGAAAACTTTTCGCAAGCCAATTTTCTTTGACTAAGGAATGTTAGAACATGTTATTAAACGCAACAATTAACCccattttccactttttcATTATGTATGAAGAATTAACGCAATCCACGaagaaatttaaacaattttagtggtattttttgtggtttttaaaGTCTTAAGATGGGATGGGAAGAACAGGAGACATGATTTGAAGTCAGTGAACAAAATAATGTATACATTGTTTATAGTATTTaagacaaaaagaaaaaaatgaaaaattaaaaccaaaaaaatacttataatttcttttttttttttttcgggttTTTTAgcactttgttttaatttaaagacaagactaaaagagaaaaaagaagaattgCAATAAAACTCGTTTACATGAATACAACACGGCAGAGCTCTGGTAATGTTGACGTTTGATATGTGGAACACGCCCTCCCGTAATTCAACAAATGGGTGTGGCAACTGCGAGAAACATGTGTCTAAATTCGCATTGGCGAAGCAAAACTCTCAAGCAGCGCCAGCGTACATTAAAAATCCACGCTTCCGGCTGAGCTGAAATCTCCTCCCCCAACCCTTACACTCATTCCATAGCCGCTTTCGTTGAGAACATGTTATAGGAATGGCAAATGCATTTGGAGTGTTTGCGGCAAtgccaaaatgaaatacataatacttagcaacaaaaagttgtatatattatatattttgttgctgaGTTGCATTATTGTCAGAGGGGATGGAGAGGACTTCCTATCTGTAAGCCCAACCCacatacgtatacgtaatatgaatgatttgtttttttgggggttgttttcgttttatttttttaattcaatattgcTCGGAGGCATTCTCATGTTTTTGGAGCGACAGGCCCGATGGGCTATTGTACTgggacatacacacacatcaaactcatacatataaaatttgttttgtaatccgcttttaaaataatgaaaaaaagaacaaactgcattttgatttatgtgGGTGagcaatagaaaaaaaaaatatatatgttggTAATTTTTGTGGATTCATTGGAAAAGCtgttcacattttttttatttttatttaaaaattatgcatGAGTGCATCATCTCTGTTTAGATAATCAATTGAAGTGCGTTTCTACATTTGGCAAACTATTCAAAGTTTCggtattttaacttaaattctGATTCGCCAAAATGCTTTTGTCAAAGTTTATTGCGAGAACTTTTAGCTTTTTACTACTTCAACTCTTAACTAAAACTCAAAACAACAGCGTCTATTTTTCCGcatgaaacaaataaatcttCTGCAGCGaatcaataaaattgctaATTTCACGCTCCAATTAACAGATTATTCTCTCCACAAATTGAGGAAAAATGTGAGGTAATCCAAGGTAGAGGATGAACACAAGGAAATAAGTTTAACAAAAGGCGAAGGTCTCACAGGCAAGAATAATGCCAATTATTttgctaatatttatttttaagaactatCAGGAAATGGGCAAGTGCAgtcaatattatatatttcaatcgCTATTGATgtcaattatataatatattcaaataaatctaTGTTTCATtagatttttttcaaaaatccatgatagaactttattatttgtatttcccacatttattttcaatgataACTTCGATAACTTCGatagtaaattttaatttaagtctacataaaattttgtataaatggTTGTTCCTTAGCTTATGAATATTCTACTACCATAATTTTCTTAGAAtcagattttttttacaagcTCAATTTAActccaaaaattaatattatagttGCCAATTTAAAGCCGCATAACATGCTAGATAGATACAATATACAgtatattaaacaattgtaTAAGTGGAGAGTAACATTTGCTGCATTGCAACCGATTTGTGCAACAGCGGCGAATGCAATACCAAGTTCTCTTGTAGCTGATTTGTTGCATGCAGCAGGCAATAATTCAATGCTCTATGAAGAGTTGCCGCACGAGCCAGTCTGTGGTGTGAAGTGAAGGGAAAGGAAAGGACTTCTGTATATGCAGCACATTACTGAAAATGCAAACACCTTCGAGGCTGTCGTTGTCAGCTTGCCACTGAATGGGGCAAGAGCACATTGCGGTGCGATGGTGCGGTGGTGGCGTCGTCtgaactgcaactgcaatctGTCTCACTGTCTGTCCATTTGTCTCACTCTCTGTCAgttcgtccgtctgtctgtctgtctgtccgtctgtctgtctgggtTTAGAGCTGGAGGCATATGCGCCTGGCTGACGCCTTGAGTGCAATCGCTTGCACCTTTGAAGCGTGTCCGTGTTGCACCACCAACAGCGATGCTTTTGTTGTTCGACAGTTGGCCCATTGCATATGGATGAAACGGCCCAAATGCCACTCTCAGCTAGTATAtgcatttgtatctgcaaCGGCAGCTATGTAtctaagtatatatttaaattgcataagTTGAAAGGCAAATGATCAGCTCGCCTGTTTTCTCTATttctgtatttgttttttttttttgtacaacttTAAAAAAGTTCTTTAAAGAGTTGAAAACGGTTTATACCTCTGATAAATTGGAATCCTTAACAATTATAGACTTAAGTTACAACTATTGAGATTGCTTAGCatataacttttatatttctgttagtattgcaattcatttaacatattaaatgtaataaatagttaatcgaattttttaaaacttcaatttttttaaaagttggctttggttttttaataatttttcgaaaatgtgacaatcgattttaaaaagttatcttaattttaatgattaatatcttaaatgacataaaattatgaaattacaGTGGAAAGAACacttttaaaacattttttccatttaagaacattttttttctctccatAAAAACACGAAAGTACATTATTGTTGCCTAatgttacagggtatatttatGTTGAGCTTTTCGCATTGTACAATTGCGACTTGCCGTTTTTGTAAACACATGCGCGCATTTTCAATGCAACATGCAATTTGTCAGAGTTGCAGCCATTTCAGATACATCCCCCTTGGGTGAAACGTAACAACAGAGGGGTGGAGGGAAAGAGGAGGAAGGTTCATTTGCAACTCTTCATCTTCACCTTGGTGCACAATGTGTTGCCTTTGCTGTTTGTCATTGCCATTATAATTGATAGCGTATAATTTCGTTGCTTTCCACCAATTCCATTTGCCCAATTCTCACagactctctctttctatctatcTCACTGCTTCACACTTTATCGTTtacttttatgcaaattttcgtgcaaattgcttttaatgcattttgaatgcaatttgtgttttgtaCGTTGGAATTGAAGTGGCACAAAAACTCGTAATTGAAActgaaagattttaatttaatttgagtttctgtttctcttatctgcatctgtatctcCGTctcttctgtctgtctgactctCCCTCATtgtatatctgtgtgtattctgtttgtttttaggGGTAATTTGTATTCAGTATTCTGTTGCTTTGGGTGTATTTTTAGCTGGGTGTTTTCTGCCGCTGCACATGCGGGATGTGTTCGTATCGCCAGCATGCTGCATTTCAGACTGTGTATAGGCTTTGGCattcattaaattgatttagatAAAATCGTGTTTTTGTTGACAATAATTACGAACCAACTGCTGGCCATTGTAACCATACGAATGCAACTTAATTATGACAAAACGGTCCAAATTTGTGCTTAGACCTTTTAAATGGAACGCTTTAAATGATTGATAAATTAACAGAGACCCCTAAAACCAAAGGAAAATAGCAGTTGGGTGAGAAGTGATTTAGCTGATGCTAAAAATAATGCTCAGATTTCGTGCAAGTGTGAAAAGAAtgcatttaaagaaattttgattaGTAGGGGAAAGTTATGCAGATATTTTGTTTGTAGtcgaatttaaaatcaattttgattgctttttaatgataaaacataaaacgtatttaattaaatttattttaaaattaaatacttaattataaaatagatttaaatgaatttctaATTAACGCTTTTCAAAATTGCACTCAATTATCAGTGTTCATCCATAATCATATTGTAAAAGCATATTGTGTAGATTAAAAAggtactttaataaaatacctacttgcaatatatatatatataatccaTATCagcacttaaataaatttttgtgtaaattCAGAGGACAGGAAAAGGCCATTTTGGACCCTCACAACATGATCCCAATGGCAATGGTAAAATTTGgctaattttgattattttactGCCGCTTTTGGggatttttgttaattaacaacaaaatgggcacacacactaacacacaacacacccacacaaacaTATAGAGAGTCGATGTTTTATGCAGTCTATTAAAATGGTATGTGAGCATTTTGGGTCCCTGGGCTTTTGCTGTGCTCTGATAGAATTTGGGGCTCACTTTATGCTTTTTACGGGCTTTGGCATGAATGTGACATTAATGAGCTCTTAGCTTATCCCACAGGCACAGCCAGGACACAGGACATACAGTCGATGGCTGGCATAAAGTTTATGCCATAATTTGTCCTTGAATTTAACTGGCGCATTGTCCTCGCAAAAatagagaggcagagagaaagggagaatgttcataattaaattgttatttagaCAGAATGCTAAACTGCCTGCTCATTTGGAGGTTATGAAAGGTCGACATCcgtttcttctttcttttttttggtctcATTTCGATTTGGGACGAGACCGAAACCTTTTTCACTAACCAAAACCCGactatgaattaaaaaattactttatgcCACTCGAAAGTTCATAATAAAAGATAAACGTAAAACCCAAAACTCCTTCAACTTTTGTCGCTGTAAAAGTTTCGATTTGCAACAAAAGTTAAACATAATCCGCAAGGTAAGTCAACTGCTCAAAACTTGACTATAACGTGGCAATAATTTCATTAACGTCATTGGGATTGGTATAAGATGGTATAAGGGTTCTATCGTAGCAACAAAGTgcacatttaatttgattgtttattgtttcttGGGGTTATTTACATAAGCTAGCGAAATTTGTGCACAGCTTTCTGAGGTGTCATAACAATCTGAACAATCATTATTACGGGAAGTGAAAGTAGAAAAGACCAAAACttcaagtaaattaaaaagttatacAATTTACTTAAATCAAATCAGCATACATTATGTGAGCTCTAATCCACGTTATTTTGCTtttcagcaaataaatataatactaacttattttaatgttataaaCAAGAATATAATCTAGTGCAATGATCTATGATGAGATTGTAAGCAGATTTTGCGATTTTTATCATCAGATTAACTGCAGTCTAGAAAGTCTTAAAGAAAATTACTTAAGGTCCTTACACACATCCCATAGTTTAAGAAGTAGCAGATTctcttaaaacaaatttccTACAGTATGAAATGCGACAGTATAGAAAATTTGGATCATACTTAAAACAGACCTacactaagaaaaaaataatttaaaattaaaggaaaaagaaaaaaagtctgtaaaaattgtattgcatGTAACCGAttcaatagattttttttgttttcaagaaagaatatttttttttttaataataaaaaacaatgaacaaattttcttacatttttttgcaaattaatcGCAAATTACATGTATTATTCATCCTGCCATTTACAACACATTTTATGGCCTTAGGGTTATGTTGcctttgaatatttatttatattttaataattactcATAACTTACTACCTTAAATAACCCATCTCAAGTgcatttaaaaacttcaaGCCAAAAGACAACTGGCTAAAGATTGCTTTTGTCTGCAATAAAGGTAAAGATGAAGAAATAGAAGAAGAACAGCTGGAGCTGATGCAGGACACAATATGCtacttatataaaatgaaaaaaaaaaatatgccagACGCTGCTGATGTAGCTTGACTTGTTCTTCTTCTATATGCTTTgctattgtttttgctttagcCGATGCAAtgaacgttgttgttgttgtactccAGGGgctaaatttatgtttacCGTCgctctaattaaatttaatatgcatattgCCAAGGCATTTGAAGTGGGGCCGACTGTCCGTTGGTCCAAGTTGCCCGCTGGTCTGTCAGCCGTTTACCTGTTCGCTTCCTTTCCTCCAGCAGCGGTTCCAAGAGCTTGCGGTTGGTCGCTTtaccatgtgtgtgtgtgtgtgtgggtaataaatttgattagttGGATTTACGGGCAGACGGCAACGTAAACGTCAAATGTTGGTGGTGCAGTAAATTTTATGCTAAACAGGgataagaaatgaaaatgggaAAGAGCTCGAGACTGAGGTTGATGTTGGGTGGAACGAAAAAAGTGTGAGTAACTTTATGCCCTGGTTACCCTGTCGGCATGTCCTTTTTCTTACATTCCTTTTtgccattgtttttgttacgtTTAACGAGTTGttacaataaaatgttattgcatactttatgGCGCTGTGGAAGCGTCAGGCAAATGCGGAAAAGCACAAAACAGACAACGAGGCAATAGGGAATCCGAAGAAGAGTGCAAAGAAAAGGAAATGAAGGGACCAGACCATATGCGGGCACTAAGCGATTCTCGAGCGTCAACGTCAAATACTGCCGCAGAACGCAGAACACTTTCGCGTGCGCcattgtaatttttaacacAAAATGGCGACGCGCCGCCATTTGAAAGAGACAACAACCTAAAAAGAGAGGGAGATTAAGAGCGAGAGGAAAGTGGTTTTATATGCAGCTGCCCTTGCACTATGGGGAAAAAGtcaattatttatagttttacattgtttattaaaattgtgaattatgcaatttattgatttttaaatctaaatattccaaataaataaagaattttatttaacgttTTACAAACGATTAAAGATAGCTGATatatacagaaaataaaaaacttgagttctgtaaataaaaaaaagcacaataatttaaaaaaaaaaaaaatagctaccAAAtacatgtttattaaaataattttttttttagtaacaACCCTGCCAACAAAGCCAGCtccaaaaatcaataatattgttcacaaattaatttgtttaacaagACAGAAtatagaaatacaaaaataatccAATCTTATAATCAGCATGTTTTctctaataataaaacataatttttagacGAATGGAATCTAAGAAATGCTTTGAAAATCATTATTAGTGAAGtctaaagaatttatttaatttgacaaaaggaaatcaaaattttccaCAGTGCTTTGAGCACACTTCGGTTTGAGAAAGAGGAGGACAACGTAGTCGCCGTTGAAGAATTTTCGCATGCTACGTAATTAGTACACCGAAAATTGCTTACAAACTGTTTTGGATATTTTTTTGCCCTTTGATcgcgtcgacgtcgctgtcgtcACATAAACAATTGCAGCGTAAATTGCATGCAACATAAAAGCTGCATCATCTCCAGCCGTTGCGTTCATCattaacatcatcatcaggACATAAAAAATGGGATAGCCAGAGTTGCCAACGCGCTGTCGAGATTACGCGATAAAGCACAACGTGAAATGCAGCAGAGAAATGGACAAGCGACGTggctaaaatgaaatttatgcaatgCCTCATAACctcctctctttctccctctctccctttctatctttctttcttttatttttttttggcacatttTACAGCCATGGCAGTGCCTGCTGTGCCtgccgccattttgtttgcagcagtattttttttatattattttttttggaccgtaacttaaaatgaaatgcagaAGCAGAAGTAGATAGTTTCTGGTTCTGCCATTTCACGCTAGAGGGCTGCCACCGCAACAAAATTATGCTCGTTGGGCTTCTTTAGGTATTGAAATTTTAGGATTTTCAAGTTGGCATTTGCAATGAATGGTTTGGCATCGCTTGGTTAGCGATGGATAGATGGCAAAAGTCACTTTTTGCCAAAATCCTTTGTGGTTCCGTaacgaaaattttatttgtttgtgtgccgtttaaaacagattttaaagtttaacgCTGTGGGCACAATGCgacagtcaaaaaaaaaagagttcctacaaaattaagataatacgacgataaaatggcaattattaaaaagtcaacattaataaagtcaaagaagcctaaattatttgacctaactgaaaacaaatattacagAACCCCAAAAACGAAAATAGTGTTGAGAAAAGTCGGGCTTGATTTAAGTATTTCATACTTGGTTTATGAGAATCCGGGATTATCGTACTTCTGACACCGCATTGGATTAATGTTAGCACGGAATCCtggatttttttattctgtgtATACAAATAGTTGATTATCAGGGGTGTAACAGAAAACCctttgtgctgctttcgtcactagcgccaACTGCCTCCCACAGTGAGGCTTTTCGTTTGGTTTACATTTTGAGAACATCCTtgtattcataaattttgtatatcaaAACTCATTACCGTTTCTTTCTCTTTGCAGGTAACTACGGTATtagatttttataacaaacttAAAGTAagaattctattttaaaactaataactCTAAGAAGTAttcaatattgaaattaatatttgcacTCGATTTAAGATATATTGATATAATTCAAGTATTGGGAAATATTTCAGACattctttcaatttaattacgcaatttatatttgccgtcaccgcaaaaataaattaagatttatgTGCACTTAAATAAGTTGGAATTTCAGTGCGGCAAATTGTCGAGCagcaaataatgaaattaatattttgccaTTATTCGCATATACacgcatatatgtacatttgtataattaatattttgtaaaacgTATTTCCATTTTGCGTACCATGAGCTGTTGTCACTTTAAAAGTATGGGCGTATTTATGCAGGAGAAAAAAGGCTAATAAATCAacgcaaatgaaatgaaatgaatggaAAAATTGTCATAAATGACTCTCTCATTGACATTACAGTTATGTGGCATAATAAGTGCacattatgtattttaatccagacaataaaattgcattaagaACCGCAAACAGAGCGGCGACATACGTTGGACTTAATGTTAAAAATACCTGACAAATCAATGGAAAATACCGagtgcatatacatacatatggtGTATTAAACAAGTATCAAATGTCGATTAACGAATCAACGAATACGACTGTTGTCTTGTTAGTTATGGGCTTGACActaaaaattccaattaaacttgttaataacaatttcaaatagtGCAAGAGCTTGATGTATTTATAAAGAGTTAAACTGCGCactttcattttgaaatatagCTTAATAtgtcaatttgcattttgtatgtGACATTGAGAAAGacatttattataccctgttaaaatttaaaattaataaagtaaaataacaaTGTTCGAAACAGTTGATAGACAGAAGAAGGCACTTTTGGTTAACTTAGTTATAGtgaacaattatttaattaattacgtGTGTCTCGCACAGAGAGGGTGTCTTCTAGTCGAGTAGTTTTTGACTGTGGCATTGTCACTTCACTAAGCGTAGATAGTGAGTCTACCTACCCGAATAGCAATGCAAGTCACAGGGTATCTTTCAGTCAAGAGAGTGCATTTGAAAGCTGATTACCGAACATTTTCAGCTATTGCGTTCTCAGATTTATTTGCTGGCAATTTTGGGATCAAAGATTATTTGGGCTAAAGATTAAACCAGAAAACATGAAAACTTTGAATCTATTATATAGATGAGTAGACATGTATAGATAGTTGTGAACTGCATTATTAGttacattatttgtttattttttttattcaatacaaattatacTTTGTTGATAATGAACATAGTGGTGtagtatttttgttgtgcacCTCACTTGCCACCATGCACATTGCAGACTTTGCAATCTCCATTGATGACCACATCAGGACTCAAAGGCGTAGCTTTAAAGCAgatatttaagttagtttagTAAGTTAATCTTCAAGAGATCATTTGTATATAGTATGATACCCACCACTTGCCAAAGCCAGCAGACCGAGCAGAAAAGCAACCGATAGGAGTTTCATGTTGGTTGGTCTTGTggttttaattattgatttgTATGTGGAAAAAATTCAAGTTGAACTGATGCCTGAGAGGTGAATGCAATGCGCTTTTATACGCTACAGCCATTGCAATCAACCTCAACTACTATCATTATTGGGAATAACCCTTATCTTACAGATTACAACTAGAATTTCCCTTGTATTCCGACTGGTTGACATAACACAGCTATCGATAAGCTTCACTTCTGGATTTTATGATCTTGTTTTTGATGCATAACAGGGTATTTCCTAGTCATTTACAAAAGCAGCATCCTCACTGCATCGTCAATGATGCATACAGTAAGtcaactattaaaaaaaaataaaaagttcacatatttgataaaatgttgtaatatttattaaaagtaaaacagtttttatacccggtacttaaaaaataagtaaaagggtatattgtgttcgttgaaatgtatgcaacagggaaaaggaggcatctccgaccctataaagtatatttattcttgatcagcttc includes the following:
- the LOC117781647 gene encoding bomanin-1-like, whose translation is MKLLSVAFLLGLLALASATPLSPDVVINGDCKVCNVHGGK